A DNA window from Paenibacillus andongensis contains the following coding sequences:
- a CDS encoding phosphatidylglycerophosphatase A family protein: MRTFLKEKANIFNEFREEVFSHYSQAVIEEAVARLLVEIKGIKKIPYETITTTLLGVLSKTETYNVMSTLMELQKKVKHDSELLASMKDPAYNVHRTIAMSICGLYGSGAISLFGFMDCKFRFFFPTKRPKSFISKGICAIVASTASSIISENVKEDYTERNLALFASRGVALEDMVDILDQLQRPYNPDMERSLCEEHVLAVLRKQQTFHALQLAIKIDTAVEAGEFNPQYNHIVGQDEGLFGVDESIATAVPLMYGTIALTNFGYLDKEKIGIIKDLDSDHSEGKCNTFIDDMVCGIVAAACGRLAHNNIPTYSKPLK; the protein is encoded by the coding sequence ATGCGAACATTCCTTAAAGAAAAAGCAAACATTTTCAATGAATTCCGTGAAGAAGTGTTCAGTCACTATTCCCAAGCTGTCATCGAAGAAGCCGTTGCTCGCCTACTCGTCGAGATTAAAGGAATTAAAAAAATTCCGTATGAGACGATCACAACAACTCTACTAGGTGTATTAAGCAAAACAGAAACCTATAACGTGATGTCCACGCTCATGGAGCTGCAAAAGAAGGTCAAGCATGATTCCGAGCTGCTAGCTAGCATGAAGGACCCTGCTTATAATGTTCATCGTACCATCGCAATGTCCATTTGCGGTTTATATGGCAGCGGCGCGATTTCTCTTTTCGGATTTATGGATTGTAAATTCCGCTTCTTCTTTCCGACCAAACGACCTAAATCTTTCATTTCCAAAGGGATCTGCGCCATTGTTGCATCAACGGCCAGTTCAATCATTTCTGAAAATGTGAAAGAGGATTATACCGAACGTAACCTAGCACTGTTCGCATCAAGAGGCGTGGCATTGGAAGACATGGTGGATATTCTGGATCAACTTCAACGGCCTTATAATCCGGATATGGAGCGCAGCCTTTGTGAAGAGCATGTCCTTGCCGTATTACGAAAACAACAAACATTCCATGCTCTCCAATTGGCGATCAAAATTGATACAGCCGTCGAAGCAGGAGAATTCAACCCGCAATATAATCATATTGTCGGACAAGACGAGGGGCTTTTCGGGGTTGATGAAAGCATCGCGACAGCCGTTCCACTTATGTATGGGACCATTGCACTCACGAATTTCGGATACCTCGACAAAGAGAAAATCGGGATTATTAAAGACCTCGATAGCGATCATTCCGAAGGAAAATGCAATACGTTTATCGATGATATGGTGTGCGGTATCGTAGCTGCCGCCTGTGGCCGGTTGGCGCATAATAATATTCCTACTTATAGTAAGCCTTTGAAGTGA
- the rph gene encoding ribonuclease PH, with the protein MRIGGRTNQELRPMKITPHYIKHAEGSVLIEVGDTKVICTATVEERVPPFMKGQGKGWVTAEYSMLPRATQVRNQREAAKGKLGGRTMEIQRLIGRALRSVVNLEALGERSITLDCDVIQADGGTRTTSITGAFVAMAFAIDKLSTDKKLAKFPINDFLASVSVGVIGQTPRLDLNYEEDSHAKVDMNVVMTGQGQFVEIQGTGEDAPFSRKELDELLALAETGIHTMIEEQSNVLGPIADRIRGVHHAATK; encoded by the coding sequence ATGAGAATTGGCGGTAGAACGAATCAAGAACTGCGACCTATGAAAATTACCCCTCATTATATAAAACACGCGGAAGGCTCGGTGCTTATTGAGGTCGGGGATACCAAAGTGATTTGTACAGCGACGGTTGAAGAACGCGTTCCACCTTTTATGAAAGGTCAAGGGAAAGGGTGGGTTACAGCCGAATATTCGATGCTGCCTCGAGCTACGCAGGTTAGAAATCAGCGTGAAGCTGCCAAAGGTAAGCTTGGTGGACGTACGATGGAGATTCAGCGTCTTATTGGCCGTGCGCTTCGTTCTGTGGTGAATTTGGAAGCCTTAGGCGAAAGATCCATCACACTCGATTGCGATGTTATTCAAGCGGATGGCGGTACGCGTACTACGTCAATTACCGGTGCTTTTGTTGCCATGGCATTTGCCATCGACAAGCTTTCGACAGACAAGAAATTAGCCAAATTCCCGATTAACGACTTTCTGGCTTCTGTGAGTGTTGGTGTTATCGGCCAAACACCGCGGCTGGATCTGAATTATGAAGAAGATTCACATGCCAAAGTTGATATGAACGTCGTGATGACGGGGCAGGGTCAATTCGTAGAAATCCAAGGAACTGGCGAGGATGCTCCTTTTTCCCGTAAAGAACTGGATGAATTGCTCGCTCTCGCTGAAACTGGCATCCATACGATGATTGAAGAGCAATCTAACGTTTTAGGCCCGATCGCTGATCGCATTCGAGGTGTACACCATGCAGCTACAAAGTAA
- a CDS encoding XTP/dITP diphosphatase, protein MQLQSNFVVIATRNEGKVKEFEKLFGAKGYKVRCLTDYTDLPEIVESGTTFAENARIKAQIISAHLHVPVLADDSGLCVAALNGEPGVYSARYAGENATDADNNAKLLQALSEVDPVDGLPADGEHPKLLSEASFVCALTLIDPVANEVIEAEDSCRGFIIGEERGESGFGYDPLFYIPALGRTMAELSVEEKNEMSHRAKALRMFLDRLPDQNG, encoded by the coding sequence ATGCAGCTACAAAGTAATTTTGTCGTCATTGCAACGCGTAACGAGGGCAAAGTCAAAGAGTTTGAGAAGCTTTTTGGAGCAAAAGGATACAAAGTTCGCTGTTTAACGGACTATACAGATCTTCCGGAAATCGTGGAGAGCGGAACGACGTTTGCAGAAAATGCACGGATCAAAGCGCAGATCATTTCGGCACATCTCCATGTGCCGGTTCTTGCCGATGATTCCGGTTTGTGTGTAGCCGCTTTGAACGGTGAACCGGGCGTTTATTCAGCCAGGTACGCTGGAGAGAATGCTACGGATGCAGACAATAATGCTAAGCTGCTGCAAGCATTAAGCGAGGTAGATCCTGTAGACGGATTGCCTGCTGATGGAGAGCACCCAAAGCTTCTTAGCGAAGCTTCCTTTGTTTGCGCGCTTACGCTTATCGATCCAGTAGCGAATGAGGTGATTGAAGCGGAGGACTCTTGCCGTGGTTTCATCATTGGGGAAGAACGTGGCGAGAGCGGCTTCGGCTATGATCCTTTATTTTATATCCCTGCTCTTGGGAGAACGATGGCAGAACTATCCGTGGAAGAGAAGAATGAAATGAGCCATCGAGCCAAAGCTTTACGTATGTTTTTGGATCGACTTCCTGATCAGAACGGCTAA
- the asnB gene encoding asparagine synthase (glutamine-hydrolyzing), whose protein sequence is MCGITGWIDWRKDLTGYPSILENMTETLHLRGPDASGTWISQHCALGHRRLSVMDPENGAQPMVRKQGDYTYTIVYNGELYNAPELKKELELRGHHFRTTCDTEVLLVAFIEWGRACVDRLNGIFAFAAWNDQEQSLYLVRDRLGVKPLFYSHQNSVLLFGSEPKAILAHPDFQAEVGAEGLAEIFAVGPARTPGHGIYRNMSELKPGQCAVFDRNGLSIRTYWKLESHQHSDDIAATALQVQQLLRDTSQRQLVSDVPICTLLSGGLDSSALTALASAHYKESGQGALHTFSVDYKDNDKHFKANIFQPNSDAPWIKRMTEHLGTEHHYIEFDTPELVESLKTAVFARDTPGMADVDGSLYLFCREIKKEATVAISGEAADEIFGGYPWFHNEEALAAGTFPWSLKLNNRVDLLAPDLVDWIKPVEYVSNRYQQALSEVPRLAGETQQQNRMREMSYLNITRFMPTLLDRKDRMSMAVGLEVRVPFCDHRLVEYVWNIPWEIKTSGDREKGILRKALKGVLPEDVLTRKKSPYPKTHNPNYLAAVRKWVLEILDDPSSPLLPFIDVKKIRALASSETNDFDLPWFGQLMTGPQLFAYLAQVDTWLRSYKISIR, encoded by the coding sequence ATGTGCGGAATAACGGGTTGGATAGATTGGCGGAAAGACTTGACCGGGTACCCGTCCATTCTAGAAAATATGACGGAAACGCTCCATTTGCGTGGACCTGATGCTTCTGGTACTTGGATTTCACAGCATTGTGCCCTCGGCCATCGACGTCTTAGTGTAATGGATCCGGAAAACGGCGCTCAGCCTATGGTACGGAAACAAGGAGACTACACGTATACGATCGTATATAATGGCGAACTCTATAACGCCCCTGAACTCAAAAAGGAACTCGAACTTCGTGGGCATCATTTCCGCACGACCTGTGATACAGAGGTGCTGCTTGTTGCCTTTATTGAATGGGGGAGAGCCTGTGTAGATCGACTTAATGGCATTTTCGCTTTCGCGGCTTGGAATGATCAGGAACAATCTCTTTATTTGGTCAGAGATCGGCTCGGTGTAAAGCCGCTTTTTTATTCTCATCAAAATAGTGTGCTTCTATTCGGCTCAGAGCCAAAAGCCATACTCGCACACCCCGACTTTCAAGCAGAGGTCGGTGCGGAAGGCTTGGCTGAAATCTTCGCAGTAGGTCCGGCTCGCACACCTGGTCATGGGATTTATCGCAACATGTCTGAGCTCAAACCAGGTCAATGCGCTGTTTTTGACCGCAATGGCTTATCCATTCGCACGTATTGGAAGCTCGAAAGCCACCAGCACTCCGACGATATCGCTGCTACGGCATTGCAAGTTCAGCAACTGCTTAGAGATACATCCCAGCGCCAACTTGTGTCTGATGTTCCCATCTGTACCCTTCTATCAGGTGGTCTTGACTCTAGTGCGCTTACGGCACTTGCCTCTGCTCACTACAAGGAAAGCGGGCAAGGCGCTTTGCATACTTTTTCCGTTGATTACAAAGATAACGACAAGCATTTTAAAGCCAACATCTTTCAGCCAAATTCAGACGCACCTTGGATTAAACGGATGACGGAGCATCTAGGAACTGAGCATCACTATATTGAATTCGACACACCCGAGCTTGTGGAATCTCTGAAAACTGCCGTATTTGCCCGCGATACACCAGGAATGGCTGATGTTGATGGGTCTCTTTATTTATTTTGTCGTGAGATCAAAAAAGAAGCGACGGTTGCGATTTCCGGCGAAGCAGCTGACGAAATATTCGGCGGATATCCCTGGTTCCATAACGAAGAAGCGTTGGCTGCGGGTACGTTCCCTTGGTCTTTGAAACTGAACAATCGCGTCGACCTGCTGGCTCCAGATCTTGTGGATTGGATCAAACCCGTCGAGTATGTCAGTAATCGATACCAGCAAGCGCTCAGCGAAGTGCCGCGGTTAGCTGGGGAAACACAGCAGCAAAACCGTATGCGGGAAATGTCTTACTTGAACATTACCCGGTTCATGCCGACACTTCTCGATCGAAAGGATCGTATGAGTATGGCCGTCGGACTTGAAGTTCGCGTCCCTTTCTGTGATCACCGTCTTGTCGAGTATGTCTGGAACATTCCCTGGGAAATCAAAACATCCGGTGATCGGGAGAAAGGCATTTTGCGCAAAGCGCTCAAAGGTGTTCTTCCTGAGGATGTGCTCACTCGCAAGAAGAGTCCTTATCCAAAGACACACAATCCTAATTATTTGGCAGCTGTGAGAAAATGGGTGTTGGAAATTCTGGATGACCCCAGCTCACCCTTACTTCCTTTCATTGATGTCAAGAAAATCCGTGCACTTGCCAGCTCGGAGACGAATGATTTCGACCTTCCATGGTTTGGTCAGTTAATGACAGGTCCTCAACTATTCGCCTATTTGGCACAGGTGGATACATGGCTGCGTTCCTATAAAATTTCCATCCGATAA
- a CDS encoding GerMN domain-containing protein has protein sequence MKHQHWIRSAAIAGVIALLTTGCSVLGTGKKSDIDAPPTTGAGADAKTTSAAVTIDMIEDNSSQMTVYVKDGKGFVAPLSLGLPKTVSVAKTTLEYMVDGGPVASLLPSGFEALLPKGTKVVSLNVTSDKRAIVDFSKEFLNYDGANERKILEAITWNLTSFPTVEKVQLRVDGKDLKEMPKGKTPLDTPLARSMGINIEKAEDAEFGQSTPVTLYFLNQNDQNYKYYVPVTRLVKRTDDVAKAVVEQLIKGPDQKKGLAAVLNATTEVKSIKPADGVITVDFSNKFLGADQKASAEAMQSVILSLTENTSFKQVQIKVDGAVKPVTKPAHINPAKL, from the coding sequence ATGAAACATCAACATTGGATTCGTTCAGCCGCTATCGCGGGGGTTATTGCCTTGCTGACCACGGGATGTTCGGTTCTGGGCACTGGAAAGAAAAGTGACATCGATGCACCTCCGACAACGGGTGCGGGAGCTGACGCGAAGACGACATCAGCAGCCGTTACGATCGATATGATCGAAGACAATTCATCGCAGATGACGGTTTATGTGAAAGATGGTAAAGGCTTCGTGGCTCCGCTTAGTCTTGGATTGCCGAAGACGGTGTCTGTCGCCAAAACGACTCTCGAGTATATGGTGGACGGAGGACCTGTTGCAAGTTTGCTTCCATCTGGTTTTGAGGCTCTGCTGCCTAAAGGTACGAAAGTCGTAAGTTTGAATGTCACATCAGACAAGCGTGCCATTGTTGATTTCTCTAAGGAGTTCCTCAATTATGATGGGGCAAATGAGAGAAAAATTTTAGAAGCTATCACTTGGAACCTGACGAGCTTCCCCACCGTAGAGAAAGTGCAGCTGCGTGTAGACGGGAAAGATCTGAAGGAGATGCCGAAAGGGAAGACACCGCTGGATACACCGCTTGCACGCTCGATGGGGATCAACATCGAGAAGGCTGAGGACGCTGAATTTGGCCAATCCACACCGGTCACACTCTATTTCTTGAATCAAAATGATCAGAATTACAAATATTATGTACCTGTTACAAGGCTCGTCAAAAGAACGGATGATGTCGCGAAAGCGGTTGTCGAACAGTTGATCAAAGGGCCTGATCAGAAGAAGGGTCTGGCTGCTGTTCTGAATGCTACAACGGAAGTGAAGAGCATTAAGCCCGCGGATGGCGTTATAACCGTTGACTTCTCCAATAAATTCCTTGGCGCCGATCAGAAAGCATCTGCTGAGGCTATGCAGTCCGTTATTCTTTCATTGACGGAGAACACAAGCTTTAAGCAAGTGCAAATAAAAGTGGATGGCGCTGTGAAGCCTGTAACGAAACCTGCGCATATTAATCCGGCTAAGCTTTAA
- a CDS encoding DUF4023 family protein, with the protein MDSHFISKLHDKQRKAAKNFRTQGDGQPGSNLPHKKH; encoded by the coding sequence ATGGATAGTCATTTCATTAGCAAGCTGCACGACAAGCAGAGGAAAGCCGCGAAGAACTTCAGGACTCAAGGTGACGGTCAGCCAGGCAGTAATTTGCCGCACAAGAAGCACTAA
- a CDS encoding (2Fe-2S) ferredoxin domain-containing protein encodes MSTWDLSTVQHHVLICNGGSCLKHSGDETTLAIRDEISKHGAEHLIHTTRTRCNGRCQDAGVVTVYPQGIWYKEMTPETGRRLVREHLLEGKPLKEHMTYDFEERFVPTGKGNTGISRLQSK; translated from the coding sequence ATGAGTACGTGGGATCTATCCACAGTCCAACATCATGTACTTATTTGTAACGGGGGATCTTGCCTGAAACATTCAGGAGATGAAACAACACTAGCCATTCGAGATGAAATTTCGAAGCATGGAGCCGAGCATCTTATACATACTACGCGGACTCGATGTAATGGCCGCTGTCAGGATGCAGGTGTCGTCACCGTTTATCCGCAAGGGATTTGGTACAAGGAAATGACACCAGAGACGGGGAGAAGGCTTGTTAGAGAACATTTACTAGAGGGGAAACCGCTCAAGGAACATATGACTTATGATTTTGAGGAACGCTTTGTGCCAACCGGAAAAGGGAATACGGGCATAAGTCGCCTACAAAGTAAATAA
- a CDS encoding MBL fold metallo-hydrolase, giving the protein MNIVTEHTDEITQVKVPLPFPLRWVNAYLVRGKGGYTVIDPGLRTPDAEALWQQVLQERGIGFEHVEQIVLTHHHPDHYGMAGWFQERTGAPVLLSETGLAQVQLLWGPEQPMSALLLTLFARHGFPEAGLMEMTKHMESFVSLVSPQPQVTLLREGPVRLGDRVYEAIETPGHAAGHLCFYDAAAEVIFCGDHVLPQISPNVSFLPQVEENPLGAYLSSLQEIGRLPVKMAYPGHREPWSGFGARAEELVRHHHERLALMEGQLSAPLSAYEVCRATFGDRLSIHQMRFALSETIAHLILLEAEGLIGQVDPAAEFIQYIAISK; this is encoded by the coding sequence ATGAACATCGTGACTGAACATACGGATGAGATCACGCAAGTGAAAGTTCCGCTGCCCTTTCCTCTGCGTTGGGTGAATGCTTACCTCGTACGAGGTAAGGGCGGGTATACCGTGATTGATCCGGGGCTCCGCACCCCGGATGCGGAAGCGCTCTGGCAGCAGGTGCTGCAGGAGCGCGGGATCGGTTTCGAGCACGTGGAGCAGATCGTGCTCACCCACCACCATCCCGACCACTATGGGATGGCGGGTTGGTTCCAGGAGCGCACGGGCGCGCCGGTCCTCCTTTCGGAGACCGGTCTAGCGCAAGTGCAGCTCCTGTGGGGCCCGGAGCAGCCGATGTCGGCGCTGCTCCTGACGCTCTTTGCCCGGCACGGCTTCCCGGAAGCCGGACTGATGGAGATGACGAAGCACATGGAGAGCTTCGTCTCGCTGGTGTCGCCGCAGCCGCAGGTGACGCTGCTGCGTGAAGGGCCCGTGCGCCTCGGGGACCGCGTGTACGAAGCCATCGAGACCCCCGGCCATGCCGCGGGGCATCTCTGCTTCTACGACGCCGCGGCGGAGGTGATCTTTTGCGGCGACCATGTCCTGCCGCAAATATCGCCGAACGTTTCCTTCCTCCCGCAGGTGGAAGAAAACCCGCTCGGCGCGTACCTCAGCAGCCTGCAGGAGATCGGCAGGCTGCCTGTGAAGATGGCTTACCCGGGGCACCGGGAGCCTTGGTCCGGCTTTGGCGCACGCGCAGAGGAGCTTGTGCGCCATCATCATGAGCGGCTTGCGCTCATGGAGGGGCAGCTAAGCGCGCCGCTTAGCGCTTATGAAGTGTGCCGTGCGACGTTCGGCGACCGGCTGAGCATACATCAGATGAGGTTCGCGCTGTCGGAGACGATCGCTCACCTCATCCTGCTGGAAGCCGAAGGCCTCATTGGGCAGGTAGACCCCGCCGCGGAGTTTATTCAATATATCGCGATATCGAAATAA